A genome region from Camelina sativa cultivar DH55 chromosome 10, Cs, whole genome shotgun sequence includes the following:
- the LOC104718995 gene encoding transcription factor bHLH104 — MYPSLDDDFVSDLFCFDQSNGAELDDYTQFGVNLQPNQEDTFPDFVSYGVNLQQDSGEVFSIGAQLDLSSFDGVLPQEPEQVGGKDCGTVQEEEVEIDSGSSAGAVKQEQEHLDDDYSRKRARTGSCSRGGGTKACRERLRREKLNERFMDLSSVLEPGRTPKTDKPAIIDDAIRVLNQLRDEAHKLEETNQKLLEEIKSLKAEKNELREEKLVLKADKEKTEQQLKSMVVPSSGFMPQIPAAFNHNKMAVYPSYGYMPMWHYMPQSVRDTSRDQELRPPAA, encoded by the exons ATGTATCCTTCTCTCGACGACGATTTCGTCTCTGATTTGTTTTGCTTCGATCAAAG TAATGGAGCAGAACTCGATGATTACACACAATTTGGTGTGAATCTGCAGCCTAATCAAGAAGATACCTTCCCGGATTTTGTGTCATATGGTGTGAATTTGCAGCAGGATTCAGGAGAAGTCTTTAGCATTGGAGCTCAATTGGACTTGTCGTCGTTTGATGGTGTTTTGCCGCAGGAGCCAGAACAAGTAGGGGGAAAAGACTGTGGAACTGtgcaggaagaagaagtagagataGATTCTGGATCATCTGCTGGAGCTGTTAAGCAGGAACAGGAACATTTAGATGATGATTATTCAAGAAAGCG GGCAAGGACTGGATCCTGTagcagaggaggaggaaccaaaGCGTGTCGTGAAAGATTGAGGAGGGAGAAGCTAAATGAGAG GTTCATGGATTTGAGCTCGGTTTTGGAGCCTGGGAGGACTCCGAAGACAGATAAACCGGCTATAATCGATGATGCAATCCGTGTCTTGAATCAACTTAGAGACGAAGCTCATAAGCTTGAAGAAACTAACCAGAAGCTTTTAGAGGAGATCAAGAGTCTCAAG GCGGAGAAGAACGAGCTAAGGGAGGAGAAACTAGTGTTGAAGGCGGATAAGGAGAAGACGGAACAACAGTTAAAGTCAATGGTGGTTCCATCTTCAGGGTTCATGCCTCAGATTCCAGCCGCATttaaccacaacaaaatggcTGTTTACCCGAGTTACGGTTACATGCCAATGTGGCATTATATGCCTCAATCAGTTCGTGATACATCTCGTGATCAAGAACTCAGGCCTCCTGCTGCATAG
- the LOC104718994 gene encoding uncharacterized protein LOC104718994 translates to MELVSFLGRALFVSVFLLSAWQEFNDFGEDGGRSAKSLKPKFNAFVNHLTTHTGQHLPPVDMKLLVAAAIALKGIGGLMFVFGSTLGAYLLLLHQAVATPILYDFYNYDVDRKEFGQLFSKFTQSLALLGGLLFFIGMKNSRRHGRQLRKKTAPKAKAN, encoded by the exons ATGGAGTTGGTTTCTTTCCTTGGTAGAGCTCTGTTTGTTTCCGTCTTTCTTCTCTCCGCATGGCAAGA GTTCAATGATTTTGGTGAGGATGGTGGCCGATCAGCTAAATCTTTGAAACCAAAGTTCAATGCCTTTGTAAACCACTTGACAACTCATACTGGCCAGCATTTGCCACCAGTTGAT ATGAAGCTTCTTGTTGCTGCTGCCATAGCCTTGAAGGGTATTGGTGGACTAATGTTCGTCTTTGGCAGCACCTTGGGAGCTTATCTCTTG CTTCTGCATCAAGCCGTTGCAACCCCAATTTTGTATGATTTCTACAACTATGATGTCGACAGGAAGGAATTCGGCcaactcttttcaaaatttacTCAG AGCTTGGCTCTCCTTGGAGGACTGCTCTTCTTTATTGGAATGAAGAACTCAAGGAGACACGGTAGGCAACTCAGGAAGAAGACGGCTCCAAAGGCAAAAGCAAACTAA